From Phragmites australis chromosome 5, lpPhrAust1.1, whole genome shotgun sequence, a single genomic window includes:
- the LOC133918116 gene encoding nuclear transcription factor Y subunit A-3-like gives MAIIRDRFEPLLDYDSFGKTANDHMRSTLIFDKKQSLFASHNIDYGQPIACISYPYNDSGSGGVWAAYGSRTSTASVLHPQIAGWGTSARVPLPLELAEDEPIYVNPKQYHGILRRRQLRAKLEAQNKLVKNRKPYLHESRHLHAMKRARSSGGRFLNTKQLQQSRNASTRSTTNGTNSSGSTHVWLSGGAAGDPSMLGSKTIAPQENSKKAFSSAPAFSVTPMVRKDDAFFQHPSHHVSISGHFGQASVQAGIGGIHNGTQQRVPLIW, from the exons ATGGCAATCATAAGAGATCGATTTGAACCTTTACTTGATTA TGACTCCTTCGGGAAAACGGCTAATGATCATATGAGGTCAACTTTGATTTTTGATAAGAAGCAATCTCTCTTTGCGAGTCATAACATTGACTACGGCCAGCCAATA GCTTGTATATCATACCCATACAATGATTCTGGCTCAGGAGGGGTTTGGGCAGCCTATGGGTCACGCACCAGCACTGCCTCTGTG TTGCATCCCCAAATTGCTGGTTGGGGCACATCCGCAAGAGTTCCTTTGCCTCTGGAATTAGCAGAGGATGAGCCTATATATGTCAATCCCAAACAATATCACGGGATACTTCGCAGAAGACAGTTACGTGCTAAGTTAGAGGCTCAGAACAAGCTAGTAAAAAACCGAAAG CCTTACCTTCACGAGTCTCGTCATCTTCATGCAATGAAGAGGGCAAGAAGTTCCGGTGGACGCTTCCTTAATACTAAGCAGCTCCAGCAGTCTCGCAATGCCTCCACCAGGTCCACCACAAATGGCACAAATTCCTCGGGTTCAACTCATGTATGGCTTAGTGGTGGCGCAGCTGGAGATCCATCCATGTTGGGGTCCAAAACAATAGCCCCACAAGAGAATAGCAAAAAGGCTTTTTCTTCGGCTCCTGCCTTCAGTGTGACTCCTATGGTGCGCAAAGATGATGCCTTCTTCCAGCACCCCAGCCACCATGTCAGCATCTCAGGCCATTTTGGCCAGGCAAGCGTGCAAGCGGGCATCGGAGGCATCCATAACGGGACTCAGCAGAGGGTTCCCCTTATCTGGTGA